The DNA segment TTTTAAAAGCCATTGTTCCTCTCTGGTCACTCCTGGTTAATCCCGAAGTGAAGGGAACCTTTAAAATAGATCTTGATCAGGTTTTTCCTCAGAAAGAATTGAAAGAAGAGAGTGGTAAGACTGCATTTGAACACTTTATGACTCCCCTCTGGGGTGCTTTAGGCACAGATAGCAGCGGCCGTGAAGTAGAACTGGGTATGATTGCCGGTGCCCTGGTCAATGAAAAGGACATAGCAAGGTCTCTTTTTACTCCGGATGTACCCTTGCCCCCTGCTGACAGGGAGCTAAAGGGGGAAGCCAGGATCTTTCACAAACAGCATCCCATGGCTGTCTCTACATTGGCCGAAATGATGACCAGATACGGAGAGCCAGGAAGACCCGACGGAAAAACTAGCTGTCTGAGCCGTGTCCATGTGACAGGGGGGACAAACGGCATTCTCTGTTCCACATTGAGGCAAAAAAGACCGTTTACCCCAAGCTTCATCGCCAGAGCAGAGGATCAAGCCTACCTTCTTTCGGTTCTGATGGACCGTGATGAGCCTGTGATGCGTTATGTTCATGAACCCGGTCTCATCATGCGTCATGATAAGGATGCCTTTGCTGGTGAGTCAATTGCTGCCTCAAAGCAGAGTACCTGGGTCGCCGATCTGCTTCGCATCATCTACTTCAGTTATTATGGAGCATTCCTGCCTGGAGGATTGAAAAAGGTCAAGGAAGAACTGGATCCCTTTACCGGTTGTTTTATCAGTTCAACACCCTTTATCAAGGTCTTTCTCCGCCTTGTTTTGAAGATTCTAGAAACACCTGAAGAAAGCGGAACTCTTCTGAACCTGGCTGAAACCCAGCTTAAACCTTTCCTGAGGGGCGAGGAAAATGCGGAAACAGTGGAGAAACAGTGGATGAGGGAACGGATGTCATGGGATCAGTATTATGACGCCCTGGATAGGCTTGAAGAAGGGCTGGCAAAGTCGGATCAAAATATCATGGCCGAAGCCCTTGTGATGAAAGAACGCCTGTTAAACTGCCGTATCAGTTGATCAGATCTTTAAGACTTTCAAACCAGGCATCCGGATCGGGTTGAACCCCATCATCCAGGATGCCGCCGGCCATGTCTTTGTGACCGCCTCCGCGGCCTATGCCGGTGCTGAACTTTTTCATAATAGATGATGCATCCTTGTCTTTCCAGTTATTGCGGAAGGAAAGGGATATCTTATCGCTGTTCATGGCAAATAGACAGACAAAATGGATTTCCTGGAGGGATAGAATAAAATCTCCCAGAATCCCCATTAAATTTTGAGGGCATCCCTCAGGGAGGTAACAGAAGGCAAGACCTTTTGATACTTCCAGATTAGAGAGGAGCTTTCTATAATAATCCAAATCGGTGAGCTGTATATTGTTCCTGAGAATGTTGTTGACAAGACCCTTGTCTGAAAGGGGGTAGAGGAAGCTGAGGGCTGCCAGATCCATTTCCGTCATACCTCTGGTAAAGAGGTCCGTATCTCTTGCCAGTCCAATATGCAGAGCCGAAGCGGCTTGTCTTGATGGTGTTACACCTCTCTCTCTGAAATATTCACAGATCATTGTAGAACTGGAGCCATATTCCGGCCTGATATCTGTCATCTCAACATCATCGGTGGTCAGGCTCATATGATGGTCTATGACAGCAATTTCTCTGCCTATCAGGTCTTCCACATTGGCATTTCCTTTACACCCGTCAACGATGATGATCCTGTCGGATTCGATTAATTCATAATGTTTCCAATGATGTATGGGTATATTCAGATGGGCAATCATCTGTATCAGTGCATGCCTCTGGAGCTCTCCGTCATAGATGATTTCTGTATGGATACCCTGAGAATCAAGGAGCTCTTTCAAGCCGAACGCGGCTGCCACCGCATCGGGATCGGGGAAATTGTGAGTTTGAATAAATATTCTTCCCTCTTCTTTATTGAGATTTGCAATTAGAATTTCTGAAAAGATAAGCGGCTCCCGATAGTACAATTTTCCTGCTTGGTTTATGATCTTACAGGATTTAATCTTTTTTAAGAATAATACAGGAGCACCAGTCATGTCCATTCAATGGTTTCCCGGCCATATGACCAGAACAAAAAAATTAATTCTTGAGAACCTCAAGAAGGTTGATATGGTCATCGAGATCCTTGATGCACGGGCTCCCCTGGCCAGCCGTAATCCTCTTCTGGAAGAACTGACCAGGGAGAAGCCAAGATTGATTCTCCTGAATAAGGCCGATCTGGCAGATCCTGTTGTCACGAAACTATGGATAGAAAAACTGACAAATGGGAATATTATCAAGGCTGTTTCTGTCAACTCCAGAAATATCCGGACTCTGAAAACAGTTCCTCAAGAGTGTAAAAATCTCTGCCGGGACAAGAAATGGGTGAGCAGACGGCCCGTCCGAACTATGATCGTCGGAATACCCAATGTTGGTAAGTCTACTGTTATCAATACTCTGGCGGGAAAGAGAAAAGCTCAGGCAGCCAATAAGCCTGGCGTAACCAAAGACATTCAGCATATCCCTGTTTCACGGGAACTTCAGGTCCTGGATACGCCGGGAATCCTTTGGCACAAGTTTGATGATCAGCTTGTCGGGCTGAAACTTGCTGCCCTGGGCTCTATCAAGGATGCCGTTTTACTGCTGGATCAAATTGCTCTGGGGGTTCTCGGATTTATGAGAATCTGCTATCCGGAAATCCTTATTAAGAGGTATAAACTGAAAAATGGACAGGAGGATCTGTACTCTTCTGAAGAAGTTAAATCAGTCGAACCCCATGTCCTGCTTGAAATGATCGCCCGGAACCGGGGTCTTCTGCTTCCCGGGGGAGATTCAGATATAGAACGTACCGCCCGCATGTTCCTCAAGGAACTGCGGGACGGTATTATCGGGCAGGTCAGTCTGGAACAGTCATCTGATCCTGCAAGAGGCTGGGATTTTATTCAGGAAGAGCAATTATCTTCCACGATCCCTGTTCCTGACTGACCATAAAGACAAGGTTTTCACCCTTCATGAAATCCACCTGTCCAGGGAGAACTTCTGTCCCCAGAAAAAGATAACAGTTTCTGTCGGGGGACCATCGTCTTCCTTCTTCAAACCACTGGGGAAACAATTCAGCATAGTCATCATATTTGTAGATATGATAGCGGTAATTCCGTTTGTACTCAGACAGAGTGTAGCCACTCAAATCTGTAGCTGGAGGTGCAACTCTGTACCGGCTCTGGCTCAGGCCTGTTTCAAGCACCTTAAGATTATCAGAAAGAGACTTGTAAAATGTAGGAAGGTTTCCCTCTATGTTGGACTGGACAAAGTCCAGGGAAAAGCGGATGGCTTCATCTTTTGCTTTCATGGAATCTGATGATCTGAACTGATTAATGGGATTCATCAACTCTGAGGGAGACGAAAAAGCCATCTGATGTCCGGGTATCTTCGTATTAAAATCTTCTGGATCCTTCAGAAAATCCCAGGCTTCAAGCTCAATTTTATATATTTTCCCCGGAGCGGCACTGCGGGGTGGGGCAATGAGCCTGACAGACAGCATAGCATTTTCCTTCAGGATGACACCGAACCCGTCATAGGGTATAAACCAGTTACTGCTTTTTTCCTGCCAGCGGGAGGCATTTTCTGTCCAGGGTAAAGTAAATACGGGTCCCTGCGCATCATGCTGGCGCAACTTAACCTGCAAAGTGCTTTGACCATTTTGACCGGACTCGTCAATGTAAGTCGTTTTCACTCTCCATTTTCGGATAGTCCCGGGGAAGGGTGGCTTTATGCTGTTAAAATCTTCTTTATATATCTGTCTGATTTCCATCCAACCACCGTCACTGTTGATCAGGAATGGCTGAGAGCTGTGGCTGTCATAGAGAGTCAGGCTGCCAGCCAGGGTCTGTTCATCCTCCTGCGCAAAAAGCAGAATCGGGAGTAAAGCAAGGACCAGTAGAATCATTTTTTTTATCATCAAAACCTCCTGGGGTAGAAGACTTATCACTTTTTCAATAGGCCTCATTACATAATCGGAATCTTTATGAACCTTATCAAGTGTTTGGTATAAAAAAAACGGCAGGGACTGTCCTGCCGGTTTGAGTAATCAAAAAAAGAGACTACCAGGATGTTTCTTCTTCACCCCGGGCAATCAGAAGCTTTCCGGTACGGACAACCTCAAGAACTCCGTATTTATCCAGCATCTTACTGACGGCATCAATCTTTGAAGATTTTCCTGTGACCTGGAAAGTCATGGTCGTATCGCTGATGTCAACATTCCGGCATTTAAAAGCATCTGAAATTTGAAGAATCTCGGTTCTTGAATTGTTATCACATCGAACCTTGATAAGAGCCAGTTCTTTCTGTATCACATCTTCATCTGAATATTCCCGGGCATGAATCACATCTACCAGACGGTTCAGCTGTTCCAGCATGAGGTGCAGTGTCTGTGAATCACCTGTGGCTTCGATATTTATTCTGGAATATCGGGAATCCTGGGCAGGAGAACCCACAAAACTCTCTATATTGTATCCCCGTCTGGCAAATACAAGGGCAATCCGGATGGTAACGCCCGGCTTATTTTCTACATAAAGGCTGATATTATGTCTTTTCTGAAAATCACTCATCAGGTACCTCCCTTAGGTTTTTCCAGTTTATTACGAGGCATACTGAGGAGCATTTTATCCAAACCTGCACCTGAGGGTACCATAGGAAAAACATTGTCATATTTTTCCACTTCCGCATCTATGATGCAGGGACCGTCATTATAGGCCAGAGCTGCACCTAATACTTTGCGGACATCCGCACTTCGTTTCACTCTGAAGCCCTTACATCCATAGGCTCCGGCGAGTTTGACAAAATCTGGATTTCCTTCCAAATCTACTCCGGATAATCTGTTGTCGTAAAACATATGCTGCCACTGCCGTACCATACCCAGATATCTGTTGTTGATCAGGAGTATTTTGATGGGGAGTTTCTCGTTGACCGCTGTTGAAAGTTCTGGAAGAGTCATTTGAAATCCCCCGTCACCAACGACAGCAACGACGATTCTCCCAGGATTGGCAAGTTGGGCACCAATGGCTGCAGGAAAACCAAATCCCATGGTTCCGGCACCACCGGAAGAGAGGAAGTGACGTGTATGCTCTGTTTTGAAAAACTGGGCGGCCCACATCTGATGCTGTCCCACATCCGTGGTGACAATGGCCTCTCCTTTAGTCAGTCTGGACATCTCTTCAATGACATGCTGGGCTCTTAACTTTCCCTCTTTCTTATATTTCAGAGGGTATTCACGTTTCAATCGACGAATCAATTTGATCCAGCGCTGGGTATTTCCTTTTTCTAAATATCCGTATAATGAATTCAGTACTGATTTGGCATCCCCGATGATGGAACAGTCTACCTGAACGGTCTTGTTGATTTCAACAGGATCAATATCAATATGAATCTTTTTAGCCTGGGGTAGAAAATCACTGGGGGAACCGGCTATCCGGTCATCCCATCTCGCTCCGATAGAAACAAGCAGGTCACATTCACAGAGAGCCATATTGGCATAAGCCGTGCCATGCATACCCGGCATTCCAAGGTTCAACTCATGACTTTCGGGAAAACAGCCTTTACCAAGGAGTGTATTCGTCACAGGAATCTGCATCTTTTCAACGATAGCCTTGATTTCCTGGCCGGCTCCCGAGATAACAGCGCCGTGTCCCACCATAAGAATGGGTTTTTCAGCCTTGGATATCATGGCTGCCGCTTCCTTGATAGAGTCCAGATTCCCCTCTTTACGAACTACATAGCCGGGAAGTGTAAATTCTCCTGTGGTATCTTCATCAATGAGGGCGCT comes from the Oceanispirochaeta sp. genome and includes:
- a CDS encoding DHH family phosphoesterase, translated to MYYREPLIFSEILIANLNKEEGRIFIQTHNFPDPDAVAAAFGLKELLDSQGIHTEIIYDGELQRHALIQMIAHLNIPIHHWKHYELIESDRIIIVDGCKGNANVEDLIGREIAVIDHHMSLTTDDVEMTDIRPEYGSSSTMICEYFRERGVTPSRQAASALHIGLARDTDLFTRGMTEMDLAALSFLYPLSDKGLVNNILRNNIQLTDLDYYRKLLSNLEVSKGLAFCYLPEGCPQNLMGILGDFILSLQEIHFVCLFAMNSDKISLSFRNNWKDKDASSIMKKFSTGIGRGGGHKDMAGGILDDGVQPDPDAWFESLKDLIN
- the ylqF gene encoding ribosome biogenesis GTPase YlqF; translation: MSIQWFPGHMTRTKKLILENLKKVDMVIEILDARAPLASRNPLLEELTREKPRLILLNKADLADPVVTKLWIEKLTNGNIIKAVSVNSRNIRTLKTVPQECKNLCRDKKWVSRRPVRTMIVGIPNVGKSTVINTLAGKRKAQAANKPGVTKDIQHIPVSRELQVLDTPGILWHKFDDQLVGLKLAALGSIKDAVLLLDQIALGVLGFMRICYPEILIKRYKLKNGQEDLYSSEEVKSVEPHVLLEMIARNRGLLLPGGDSDIERTARMFLKELRDGIIGQVSLEQSSDPARGWDFIQEEQLSSTIPVPD
- the ilvN gene encoding acetolactate synthase small subunit, translated to MSDFQKRHNISLYVENKPGVTIRIALVFARRGYNIESFVGSPAQDSRYSRINIEATGDSQTLHLMLEQLNRLVDVIHAREYSDEDVIQKELALIKVRCDNNSRTEILQISDAFKCRNVDISDTTMTFQVTGKSSKIDAVSKMLDKYGVLEVVRTGKLLIARGEEETSW
- the ilvB gene encoding biosynthetic-type acetolactate synthase large subunit; translated protein: MNKKQCTAATKLIEILKKQGVECIFGLPGGSAIPLYDALALSDMKLVLTRHEQGATHMADGYARSSGKPGVVLVTSGPGATNTLTGVMTAMMDSVPIVVLCGQQLTSNLGLDTFQEADVSGMSYPIVKHSFLVKDPNELPSVINQAFHIANTGRPGPVIVDLPKDVTSALIDEDTTGEFTLPGYVVRKEGNLDSIKEAAAMISKAEKPILMVGHGAVISGAGQEIKAIVEKMQIPVTNTLLGKGCFPESHELNLGMPGMHGTAYANMALCECDLLVSIGARWDDRIAGSPSDFLPQAKKIHIDIDPVEINKTVQVDCSIIGDAKSVLNSLYGYLEKGNTQRWIKLIRRLKREYPLKYKKEGKLRAQHVIEEMSRLTKGEAIVTTDVGQHQMWAAQFFKTEHTRHFLSSGGAGTMGFGFPAAIGAQLANPGRIVVAVVGDGGFQMTLPELSTAVNEKLPIKILLINNRYLGMVRQWQHMFYDNRLSGVDLEGNPDFVKLAGAYGCKGFRVKRSADVRKVLGAALAYNDGPCIIDAEVEKYDNVFPMVPSGAGLDKMLLSMPRNKLEKPKGGT